In Primulina huaijiensis isolate GDHJ02 chromosome 4, ASM1229523v2, whole genome shotgun sequence, a genomic segment contains:
- the LOC140974941 gene encoding uncharacterized protein: protein MNENNHPTRGMIHMISGGATDGDSERARKAHGRRLENFEISRGADLPQDPVIRFGQEDLRGIVTPHNDPLVVTAGSSVNVLFKSMLDQMKVEGFEFEPVSTPLYGFAEHVIPPLGQIVLPLSLGTDPRRVTKMIAFTVVHTPSSYNGILGRPALKYFRAVASTYHQKLKFLVGKGVGVLCGDQKVARRCYEGVVREEGKRAFVEVNMIRKRRSE, encoded by the coding sequence ATGAATGAGAATAATCACCCtacgagaggaatgattcatatgatctcggggggtgctactgatggGGACTCTGAGCGAGCTCGGAAGGCACATGGGAGAAGGTTAGAGAACTTTGAGATATCTAGGGGTGCAGACTTACCACAAGACCCCGTCATCAGATTTGGGCAGGAAGACCTCCGAGGCATTGTGACTCCACATAATGATCCCTTGGTGGTGACGGCCGGAAGCTCCGTGAACGTCTTGTTCAAAAGCATGTTGGATCAAATGAAGGTGGaaggatttgagtttgagccgGTCTCCACCCCGCTGTATGGGTTTGCAGAACACGTCATCCCGCCTTTAGGTCAGATTGTTCTTCCCCTATCCTTGGGGACTGATCCTCGGCGGGTAACAAAAATGATAGCCTTCACTGTGGTGCATACACCGTCATCGTATAATGGAATTCTAGGACGGCCAGCCCTGAAATATTTTAGAGCCGTAGCTTCCACTTATcatcagaagcttaagtttCTTGTGGGAAAAGGAGTTGGAGTCTTGTGCGGGGACCAAAAAGTCGCGCGTCGGTGTTATGAAGGAGTAGTGAGGGAGGAAGGAAAAAGAGCGTTTGTGGAGGTTAACATGATTAGGAAAAGAAGAAGTGAGTGA
- the LOC140975338 gene encoding putative pentatricopeptide repeat-containing protein At1g69350, mitochondrial isoform X2, producing MTLYMPLFRACTTFRTLTLLHAHLIVIGLQKDPLASTKLIESYSQMGHVEPSRMIFNAFQSPDSFMWGVIIKCHVWNGLFREAIYMYQNMLYNLKELNKFIFPPILRACSAINGLAMGTKVHARVIKSGFDSDTFVETSLLGMYGEVGSLCNAKKMFDEMSIRDMVSWSSMISSYVRQGKGSEGLEIFREMVREGVEIDHVSLLSAVEASGDLDLWRVGKSVHSYVVRRNIDHEALWSCLVAMYGKFGDLCTAERLFFTGVYETVFSWTTMISCYNQNGYCREAVGMLIEMQEYGVEANSVTLMTVVCSCARLEWLNEGKAVHAYVIRNHVDLDRDYLRLALIDLYANCGYVREQLAEEALSLFVQLLIQGIQPDSFTLSSAISACGIIGLSELACQIHCFVIKKYLPTEFVKNALIDTYAKCGFIKSACRIFHDDRQESVVTWNCMMCGFSQNGYSEEAICLFNEMYSKYLDIDEITFLSVIQACGNAGLIDKGKWIHHKLITFGVKKDMYIDTALTNMYARCGNLQMARKVFNNMTERSIVSWSTMIGGYAIHGHIDDSISLFNEMIRLGIKPNDITFMNIISACSHAGYVKEGKFYFNSMIRDFGIEPNSEHYACLVDLLSRAGDLNGAYEVINSMPFPADASVWGALVNGCRIHQRMDFMASIRIDLVNMNADDSGYFTLLSNVYAGGGKWNEFRTVRSKMRQMGLKKVHGYSII from the exons ATGACTCTGTACATGCCCCTCTTCAGAGCCTGCACAACGTTTAGAACGCTGACTCTACTGCACGCTCATCTTATAGTGATCGGACTCCAAAAGGACCCTCTCGCATCGACCAAGCTTATTGAATCATACTCACAGATGGGTCACGTCGAACCTTCAAGAATGATCTTTAACGCCTTTCAAAGCCCGGATTCCTTCATGTGGGGCGTGATCATCAAATGCCATGTTTGGAATGGGCTGTTTCGAGAAGCAATTTATATGTACCAGAATATGTTGTATAATTTAAAGGAGTTAAATAAGTTCATTTTCCCACCAATATTGAGGGCTTGCTCTGCAATCAATGGTTTAGCGATGGGAACGAAGGTTCATGCGAGGGTTATAAAATCCGGGTTTGATTCTGATACTTTTGTCGAGACCTCATTGCTGGGTATGTATGGTGAAGTTGGAAGTTTATGCAATGCAAAGAAAATGTTCGATGAAATGTCTATTAGAGATATGGTTTCTTGGAGTTCAATGATATCCAGCTATGTTCGGCAAGGAAAGGGAAGTGAAGGGTTGGAAATATTCCGGGAAATGGTAAGAGAAGGTGTGGAAATTGACCATGTGAGTTTGCTTAGTGCAGTTGAGGCTTCTGGAGACTTGGATTTGTGGAGAGTTGGAAAATCGGTCCATAGTTATGTGGTAAGAAGGAACATTGATCATGAAGCATTGTGGAGTTGTCTTGTTGCGATGTATGGAAAGTTTGGTGACTTGTGTACTGCAGAAAGGCTTTTCTTTACTGGTGTTTATGAGACTGTGTTTTCGTGGACAACGATGATTTCTTGCTATAATCAAAATGGATACTGTCGAGAAGCGGTAGGGATGCTTATTGAGATGCAAGAATACGGTGTTGAAGCTAATAGTGTCACGTTGATGACCGTTGTTTGTTCTTGTGCTCGGTTGGAATGGTTAAATGAAGGGAAAGCTGTGCATGCATATGTTATCAGGAACCATGTTGACCTGGATAGAGATTATCTTAGATTGGCATTGATTGATTTGTATGCTAATTGTG GTTATGTTCGGGAACAGTTGGCTGAAGAGGCTCTGTCATTGTTTGTTCAATTGTTGATTCAAGGGATACAGCCAGATTCCTTTACATTGTCCAGTGCCATATCTGCCTGTGGAATTATAGGGCTTTCTGAATTGGCTTGTCAAATACATTGTTTTGTCATCAAGAAATACCTCCCTACCGAGTTTGTAAAAAATGCCTTAATTGATACGTACGCAAAATGTGGATTTATAAAATCGGCCTGTAGGATATTTCACGACGACCGACAAGAAAGTGTTGTAACATGGAATTGTATGATGTGTGGATTCTCTCAAAATGGTTACTCAGAAGAAGCTATCTGCCTTTTTAATGAAATGTACTCGAAATACCTTGATATAGATGAAATAACCTTTTTGAGTGTAATTCAAGCTTGTGGGAATGCAGGGCTTATTGACAAGGGAAAATGGATTCACCATAAGCTGATTACTTTTGGTGTGAAGAAAGATATGTACATTGATACTGCTTTGACTAACATGTATGCTAGATGTGGAAACCTCCAGATGGCTCGAAAAGTTTTCAATAACATGACAGAACGAAGCATTGTGTCATGGAGCACGATGATCGGGGGTTATGCAATTCATGGTCATATTGATGATTCTATCTCTCTCTTCAACGAGATGATAAGATTAGGAATAAAACCAAATGATATAACTTTCATGAATATCATATCAGCTTGTAGCCATGCTGGATATGTCAAAGAAGGGAAGTTTTACTTTAACTCAATGATTCGGGATTTTGGCATAGAGCCCAATTCTGAGCATTATGCATGCTTGGTCGATCTGCTTAGCCGAGCTGGTGATCTAAATGGAGCATATGAAGTCATAAATTCGATGCCGTTCCCTGCTGATGCTAGTGTTTGGGGTGCATTGGTGAATGGGTGCAGAATCCACCAAAGAATGGATTTTATGGCGAGCATTCGGATAGACCTTGTAAATATGAATGCTGATGATTCTggatattttacccttttatcTAATGTATATGCTGGAGGAGGGAAATGGAATGAATTTAGGACGGTGAGATCCAAGATGAGACAAATGGGTTTAAAAAAGGTGCATGGATAtagtataatttaa
- the LOC140975338 gene encoding putative pentatricopeptide repeat-containing protein At1g69350, mitochondrial isoform X1 yields the protein MTLYMPLFRACTTFRTLTLLHAHLIVIGLQKDPLASTKLIESYSQMGHVEPSRMIFNAFQSPDSFMWGVIIKCHVWNGLFREAIYMYQNMLYNLKELNKFIFPPILRACSAINGLAMGTKVHARVIKSGFDSDTFVETSLLGMYGEVGSLCNAKKMFDEMSIRDMVSWSSMISSYVRQGKGSEGLEIFREMVREGVEIDHVSLLSAVEASGDLDLWRVGKSVHSYVVRRNIDHEALWSCLVAMYGKFGDLCTAERLFFTGVYETVFSWTTMISCYNQNGYCREAVGMLIEMQEYGVEANSVTLMTVVCSCARLEWLNEGKAVHAYVIRNHVDLDRDYLRLALIDLYANCGKLNYSHLIFDTSEDSDIVSWNILISGYVREQLAEEALSLFVQLLIQGIQPDSFTLSSAISACGIIGLSELACQIHCFVIKKYLPTEFVKNALIDTYAKCGFIKSACRIFHDDRQESVVTWNCMMCGFSQNGYSEEAICLFNEMYSKYLDIDEITFLSVIQACGNAGLIDKGKWIHHKLITFGVKKDMYIDTALTNMYARCGNLQMARKVFNNMTERSIVSWSTMIGGYAIHGHIDDSISLFNEMIRLGIKPNDITFMNIISACSHAGYVKEGKFYFNSMIRDFGIEPNSEHYACLVDLLSRAGDLNGAYEVINSMPFPADASVWGALVNGCRIHQRMDFMASIRIDLVNMNADDSGYFTLLSNVYAGGGKWNEFRTVRSKMRQMGLKKVHGYSII from the coding sequence ATGACTCTGTACATGCCCCTCTTCAGAGCCTGCACAACGTTTAGAACGCTGACTCTACTGCACGCTCATCTTATAGTGATCGGACTCCAAAAGGACCCTCTCGCATCGACCAAGCTTATTGAATCATACTCACAGATGGGTCACGTCGAACCTTCAAGAATGATCTTTAACGCCTTTCAAAGCCCGGATTCCTTCATGTGGGGCGTGATCATCAAATGCCATGTTTGGAATGGGCTGTTTCGAGAAGCAATTTATATGTACCAGAATATGTTGTATAATTTAAAGGAGTTAAATAAGTTCATTTTCCCACCAATATTGAGGGCTTGCTCTGCAATCAATGGTTTAGCGATGGGAACGAAGGTTCATGCGAGGGTTATAAAATCCGGGTTTGATTCTGATACTTTTGTCGAGACCTCATTGCTGGGTATGTATGGTGAAGTTGGAAGTTTATGCAATGCAAAGAAAATGTTCGATGAAATGTCTATTAGAGATATGGTTTCTTGGAGTTCAATGATATCCAGCTATGTTCGGCAAGGAAAGGGAAGTGAAGGGTTGGAAATATTCCGGGAAATGGTAAGAGAAGGTGTGGAAATTGACCATGTGAGTTTGCTTAGTGCAGTTGAGGCTTCTGGAGACTTGGATTTGTGGAGAGTTGGAAAATCGGTCCATAGTTATGTGGTAAGAAGGAACATTGATCATGAAGCATTGTGGAGTTGTCTTGTTGCGATGTATGGAAAGTTTGGTGACTTGTGTACTGCAGAAAGGCTTTTCTTTACTGGTGTTTATGAGACTGTGTTTTCGTGGACAACGATGATTTCTTGCTATAATCAAAATGGATACTGTCGAGAAGCGGTAGGGATGCTTATTGAGATGCAAGAATACGGTGTTGAAGCTAATAGTGTCACGTTGATGACCGTTGTTTGTTCTTGTGCTCGGTTGGAATGGTTAAATGAAGGGAAAGCTGTGCATGCATATGTTATCAGGAACCATGTTGACCTGGATAGAGATTATCTTAGATTGGCATTGATTGATTTGTATGCTAATTGTGGTAAGTTAAACTACAGCCATCTGATATTTGATACGTCTGAAGATAGTGATATAGTTTCTTGGAATATCCTCATATCAGGTTATGTTCGGGAACAGTTGGCTGAAGAGGCTCTGTCATTGTTTGTTCAATTGTTGATTCAAGGGATACAGCCAGATTCCTTTACATTGTCCAGTGCCATATCTGCCTGTGGAATTATAGGGCTTTCTGAATTGGCTTGTCAAATACATTGTTTTGTCATCAAGAAATACCTCCCTACCGAGTTTGTAAAAAATGCCTTAATTGATACGTACGCAAAATGTGGATTTATAAAATCGGCCTGTAGGATATTTCACGACGACCGACAAGAAAGTGTTGTAACATGGAATTGTATGATGTGTGGATTCTCTCAAAATGGTTACTCAGAAGAAGCTATCTGCCTTTTTAATGAAATGTACTCGAAATACCTTGATATAGATGAAATAACCTTTTTGAGTGTAATTCAAGCTTGTGGGAATGCAGGGCTTATTGACAAGGGAAAATGGATTCACCATAAGCTGATTACTTTTGGTGTGAAGAAAGATATGTACATTGATACTGCTTTGACTAACATGTATGCTAGATGTGGAAACCTCCAGATGGCTCGAAAAGTTTTCAATAACATGACAGAACGAAGCATTGTGTCATGGAGCACGATGATCGGGGGTTATGCAATTCATGGTCATATTGATGATTCTATCTCTCTCTTCAACGAGATGATAAGATTAGGAATAAAACCAAATGATATAACTTTCATGAATATCATATCAGCTTGTAGCCATGCTGGATATGTCAAAGAAGGGAAGTTTTACTTTAACTCAATGATTCGGGATTTTGGCATAGAGCCCAATTCTGAGCATTATGCATGCTTGGTCGATCTGCTTAGCCGAGCTGGTGATCTAAATGGAGCATATGAAGTCATAAATTCGATGCCGTTCCCTGCTGATGCTAGTGTTTGGGGTGCATTGGTGAATGGGTGCAGAATCCACCAAAGAATGGATTTTATGGCGAGCATTCGGATAGACCTTGTAAATATGAATGCTGATGATTCTggatattttacccttttatcTAATGTATATGCTGGAGGAGGGAAATGGAATGAATTTAGGACGGTGAGATCCAAGATGAGACAAATGGGTTTAAAAAAGGTGCATGGATAtagtataatttaa